One window of Methylococcus sp. EFPC2 genomic DNA carries:
- the murU gene encoding N-acetylmuramate alpha-1-phosphate uridylyltransferase MurU, whose amino-acid sequence MRAMILAAGRGERLRPLTDHTPKPLLNAGGRPLIEHTLMALVGQGYHEIIINLAYRGVQIREYLGDGARWGAHIDYSDEGEEALETAGGIHKALPLLGDGPFLVVNGDIASDYPYARLRAHPDSLAHLVMVENPGHHPAGDFALDAGRLSSEGEPRRTYAGIGVYHPDLFAGRRSGRFPLAPLLRSAMADGQVSGELYGGFWMDIGTEARLRELDQRLAKHE is encoded by the coding sequence ATGAGAGCGATGATACTGGCAGCGGGCAGGGGCGAGCGCCTGCGCCCGCTCACCGACCATACGCCCAAGCCTTTGTTGAATGCCGGCGGACGGCCCCTGATCGAACATACCCTGATGGCCCTGGTCGGGCAGGGTTACCACGAAATCATCATCAACCTGGCCTACCGGGGCGTCCAGATTCGCGAGTATCTGGGCGATGGCGCCCGCTGGGGCGCCCACATCGACTATTCCGACGAGGGCGAGGAGGCCCTGGAAACCGCGGGTGGCATCCATAAGGCGCTGCCGCTGTTGGGCGATGGGCCGTTTCTGGTGGTCAACGGCGATATCGCCAGCGATTACCCCTATGCCCGACTTCGCGCGCATCCTGATTCTCTCGCGCACCTGGTGATGGTCGAAAATCCCGGCCACCATCCGGCCGGCGATTTTGCCTTGGACGCAGGGCGTTTGAGCAGCGAGGGGGAGCCGCGTCGCACCTACGCCGGCATAGGTGTTTATCACCCGGATCTTTTCGCCGGCCGCCGGTCCGGCAGGTTTCCCCTGGCGCCGTTGCTCCGGTCAGCCATGGCGGACGGGCAGGTGAGCGGAGAATTGTACGGCGGATTTTGGATGGACATAGGCACCGAAGCGCGTTTGCGGGAGTTGGACCAGAGGCTGGCGAAGCATGAATAA